In a single window of the uncultured Dysgonomonas sp. genome:
- a CDS encoding LTA synthase family protein — translation MVLPLVILTVLALFNRFNKGVLRIVNAYFIIVGIIVFAISSADIPYLQYFNKHIGFSVFNWLGYSVETYGMIVDDNSLFAYLLLYLFVVVFFIFFVIKIRQYVLRRFKGNVDKRDLKFYIPILFCFLCICLLGTRGLIHKRLVLADSYFCNQLMLCQMVVNPVFYLLNTPVSAQAVSLENEYDSLELINEELGFNIVDRNYYEKGVMTSDTLKQPNIVMVLIESFSSDYLNDSIGAKPLMPYVNELKNKSYYFDNIYSQGTHTNQGIVSSLYGFPAIFDVVMSMKAPIELNHVSYEDEKYNNTRKAVPLYHGLPNDLKRYGYQNLFFVTNSLAFDNLDYFLPLNGFDECFGVKDYPSSEQVGIWGVSDKYLFDFSLSKMDSVCQEGISFYANILTISNHPPYALPGEFLKNGIPEDQAAMSYSDYCIMEFMDEISKKDWYNNTIFVFLGDHGKVKEQKYDIPLSLTHIPLIIYSPLFENEARTVSDLGGQIDVYATLMGLIDKAPAYNTFGIDLLKDRRPYIYFTSDDKLGCLGNDYYYISDLSSGRELLYELSDNSISNKIEQNRSLADSMRRYSGSMIEGAKHIFKNYLK, via the coding sequence ATAGTTAATGCATATTTTATTATTGTGGGGATCATTGTTTTTGCCATATCATCAGCGGATATCCCATATCTTCAATATTTTAATAAGCATATCGGATTCTCTGTTTTTAACTGGCTGGGATATTCGGTCGAAACGTATGGGATGATTGTAGATGATAATTCTTTATTTGCTTATTTATTGCTTTACCTTTTTGTCGTTGTATTCTTTATCTTTTTTGTTATTAAGATACGGCAATATGTGCTAAGACGATTTAAAGGAAATGTGGATAAACGAGATTTAAAGTTCTACATACCTATCCTGTTTTGCTTTTTGTGTATTTGTCTTCTTGGCACAAGGGGGTTAATACACAAACGGTTAGTTTTGGCCGATTCATACTTTTGTAATCAGCTTATGCTTTGTCAGATGGTCGTGAATCCTGTTTTTTATTTATTGAACACTCCGGTGTCAGCACAGGCGGTAAGTTTGGAGAATGAATATGATTCTTTGGAGTTGATCAATGAGGAACTTGGTTTTAACATTGTTGACAGAAACTATTACGAGAAGGGTGTTATGACTAGCGATACTCTAAAACAACCTAATATAGTGATGGTTTTAATAGAATCTTTTTCTTCTGATTATCTGAATGATTCTATTGGAGCAAAGCCTTTGATGCCATATGTAAACGAACTTAAAAATAAATCTTACTATTTCGACAATATATATTCTCAGGGGACTCATACCAATCAGGGGATAGTTTCTAGTTTATATGGATTTCCAGCTATATTTGATGTTGTGATGTCGATGAAAGCACCTATCGAACTTAATCATGTAAGTTACGAAGATGAAAAATATAATAATACGAGGAAAGCAGTTCCGCTTTACCATGGTTTGCCAAATGACTTAAAGAGGTATGGGTATCAAAATTTGTTTTTCGTAACAAATAGCCTTGCTTTTGATAACCTGGATTATTTTCTTCCTTTAAATGGATTCGATGAATGCTTTGGCGTGAAAGATTATCCGTCATCAGAACAAGTTGGTATATGGGGAGTTTCTGATAAATATCTGTTTGACTTTTCTTTATCTAAAATGGATTCTGTGTGTCAGGAAGGAATCTCTTTTTATGCGAATATATTGACAATAAGTAATCATCCTCCTTATGCATTACCGGGAGAGTTTCTGAAAAATGGCATACCAGAAGATCAGGCAGCAATGTCTTACTCGGATTATTGTATAATGGAATTTATGGACGAGATCTCAAAAAAAGATTGGTATAATAATACTATCTTTGTCTTTCTGGGAGATCATGGCAAAGTTAAAGAACAGAAATATGATATACCATTATCATTAACTCATATCCCGTTGATTATTTATTCGCCGCTATTTGAGAATGAGGCTAGAACCGTATCGGATCTGGGTGGACAGATAGATGTATATGCCACTTTAATGGGACTAATAGATAAAGCCCCGGCATACAACACCTTCGGGATTGATCTATTGAAGGATAGACGCCCCTATATATACTTTACATCGGATGATAAACTAGGCTGCTTAGGGAACGATTATTACTATATAAGCGATTTATCGTCAGGTAGGGAGTTGTTGTATGAACTATCGGATAATAGTATAAGCAATAAAATAGAACAGAATAGATCTCTTGCCGATAGTATGAGACGATATTCGGGTTCGATGATAGAAGGAGCAAAACATATATTTAAAAATTACCTAAAGTAA
- the leuB gene encoding 3-isopropylmalate dehydrogenase: protein MKLNIAVLPGDGIGPEIIGQALRVTEAICEKFGHELSYEYGVVGATAIDQVGNPYPDGTHELCMSSDAVLFGAIGDPKYDNNPSAKVRPEQGLLAMRKKLGLYANIRPVSTFPSLIHKSPLRADLVDGADFMCIRELTGGLYFGRPQGRSEDGDTAYDTCVYTREEVERILHLSYKYARMRRKKVTVVDKANVLCTSRLWRQVAQEIEKQYPDVETEYMFVDNAAMQIIQWPKRFDVLVTENLFGDILTDEASVITGSLGMLPSASIGIHTSVFEPIHGSYPQAAGKNIANPLATILSAALMFEYAFDLHEEGALIRQAVAASMDAGVVTEDITSKDGKKYSTSEVGDWIVDYVKK from the coding sequence ATGAAATTGAACATCGCAGTACTTCCCGGCGACGGGATCGGACCCGAAATCATCGGGCAGGCTTTGAGAGTGACAGAAGCCATTTGTGAAAAATTCGGGCATGAACTTAGTTATGAATATGGCGTAGTTGGAGCCACTGCTATCGATCAGGTTGGCAATCCTTATCCGGATGGAACACATGAGTTGTGTATGTCGTCCGATGCTGTACTCTTCGGAGCTATAGGCGACCCTAAATATGACAATAATCCTTCAGCGAAAGTACGTCCCGAACAAGGCTTACTGGCTATGCGCAAGAAACTGGGATTGTATGCAAATATCCGTCCTGTATCTACTTTTCCTTCTTTGATACACAAATCCCCGCTACGTGCCGACCTGGTAGATGGAGCTGACTTTATGTGTATCCGCGAACTTACAGGAGGACTTTATTTCGGACGTCCGCAAGGCCGTAGCGAAGATGGGGATACTGCATACGATACCTGTGTGTATACACGTGAGGAAGTAGAGCGCATACTGCACCTTTCTTATAAATACGCCCGTATGCGCCGCAAGAAGGTTACCGTAGTGGACAAGGCGAATGTACTTTGTACTTCCCGCTTGTGGAGGCAGGTTGCACAGGAAATAGAAAAGCAATATCCGGATGTGGAAACCGAATATATGTTTGTAGACAATGCCGCTATGCAGATTATACAATGGCCAAAACGTTTCGATGTACTTGTAACTGAAAATCTTTTCGGAGATATCCTTACCGATGAGGCATCTGTTATTACGGGCTCACTGGGCATGTTGCCATCGGCATCTATCGGTATCCATACATCTGTATTCGAACCTATACACGGGTCGTATCCGCAGGCAGCAGGCAAGAATATAGCTAATCCGCTGGCAACAATATTATCGGCAGCGCTGATGTTTGAATATGCTTTCGATCTGCATGAAGAAGGCGCGCTTATCCGTCAGGCAGTAGCAGCTTCGATGGATGCAGGCGTTGTTACTGAAGATATAACTTCGAAAGATGGTAAAAAATATTCTACATCGGAAGTCGGTGACTGGATTGTAGATTATGTGAAGAAGTAA
- a CDS encoding chloride channel protein: protein MKLDKIYNNLLVWKAKNVKEKQLVIFVSFLIGIFTALAAYILKSLIHLIQHVLTSQFVTEGANYIYLITPAVGILIAGLFVKYVVRDDISHGVTKILYAISQRKSFIKLHNVYTSIIASSITIGFGGSVGAEAPIVLTGSAIGSNLGRLFKVEQRYLMLLIGCGAAGAIAGIFKAPIAGLVFVVEVLLLDLTTFTVLPLLVTSVTAATLSYLTMGTKAMFSYAHTDVFILERIPMVILLGIFCGVVSLYFTRAMNWIEDIFRKLSYWQKYGLGATVLSILIFLMPPLYGEGYDTINALISGNREYGALLDNSLFFQFKDFRWTIILFLGGVLLMKVFASSSTNGAGGTGGIFAPSLFLGCIAGFIFAYAANHSEFSQYLPLLPEENFALMGMAGVMAGVMHAPLTGTFLIAELTGGYELLLPLMIVSICSYAFIKIFEPHSIYSMRLAKKGELLTHHKDKAVLTLMNINRLIETNFQTVHPDMTLGEMVKVISSSSRNVFPVVDDRSRFLGIVLIDNIRNIMFRPELYNRFKISRVMTSPPAIIVVGMTMERIMKLFDETKAWNLPVVDENDVYLGFISKSNILDVYREVLVDNFAED, encoded by the coding sequence ATGAAACTTGATAAAATATACAATAACCTCCTTGTCTGGAAAGCCAAGAATGTCAAGGAAAAACAATTGGTCATATTCGTAAGTTTCCTTATCGGAATATTTACGGCATTGGCTGCCTATATACTCAAAAGCCTTATACACCTAATACAACACGTTCTTACATCTCAATTTGTGACCGAAGGAGCTAATTATATATATCTGATAACTCCTGCTGTAGGTATCCTCATCGCCGGACTATTTGTGAAATACGTTGTACGGGATGATATCAGCCATGGGGTAACAAAAATATTGTATGCTATCTCGCAACGCAAAAGTTTTATCAAACTTCATAATGTTTATACTTCCATTATAGCCAGTTCCATCACCATCGGATTCGGGGGATCGGTAGGAGCGGAGGCGCCTATTGTGCTTACCGGGTCGGCTATCGGGTCCAATCTCGGGCGATTGTTCAAGGTAGAACAAAGATATCTGATGCTGCTTATCGGTTGTGGCGCGGCAGGTGCTATCGCAGGTATTTTCAAAGCTCCTATTGCCGGACTTGTGTTTGTTGTGGAAGTACTATTGCTCGATCTTACGACCTTTACCGTATTACCGCTTCTGGTAACATCTGTGACCGCAGCCACGCTTTCTTACCTAACTATGGGAACTAAGGCTATGTTCAGCTATGCACATACCGATGTGTTTATTCTGGAGCGTATCCCTATGGTTATCCTGCTCGGTATATTTTGTGGCGTGGTGTCGCTCTATTTTACTCGTGCCATGAACTGGATAGAAGATATATTCAGGAAACTTAGCTATTGGCAGAAATACGGACTCGGTGCAACTGTGCTGAGTATACTTATATTCCTTATGCCTCCGCTTTATGGCGAAGGATATGATACGATAAATGCATTGATCAGCGGCAACAGGGAATATGGTGCATTACTCGACAACAGTTTATTCTTTCAGTTTAAAGACTTCCGCTGGACAATAATTCTCTTTCTAGGTGGGGTTTTATTGATGAAAGTATTTGCTTCCAGCTCTACAAACGGAGCCGGAGGTACGGGGGGGATATTCGCTCCGTCGCTGTTTCTTGGCTGTATCGCCGGATTTATATTTGCGTACGCAGCTAACCATTCTGAATTCAGCCAATATTTGCCTCTATTGCCGGAAGAAAATTTTGCTCTGATGGGAATGGCCGGAGTAATGGCCGGAGTGATGCATGCGCCATTGACCGGAACGTTTCTGATTGCAGAGCTGACGGGTGGATATGAGTTGCTTTTGCCACTGATGATAGTCTCCATCTGTTCTTATGCTTTTATCAAGATATTTGAGCCTCACAGTATTTATTCGATGCGTCTGGCCAAAAAGGGAGAATTACTCACCCACCATAAAGATAAAGCCGTATTAACTCTGATGAATATCAATCGGTTGATAGAAACTAATTTTCAAACTGTACACCCTGATATGACATTGGGTGAGATGGTGAAAGTAATATCGAGTTCGTCACGTAATGTATTTCCTGTGGTGGACGACAGAAGCCGTTTCTTAGGTATTGTGCTGATAGATAATATCAGGAATATAATGTTTCGTCCCGAATTATATAACCGCTTCAAGATTTCTCGTGTTATGACTTCTCCTCCTGCTATTATTGTAGTGGGTATGACAATGGAACGTATAATGAAGCTGTTTGATGAAACCAAGGCATGGAATCTGCCAGTGGTAGATGAAAATGATGTATATCTCGGATTTATTTCGAAATCGAATATACTGGATGTTTACAGGGAGGTACTGGTCGATAACTTTGCCGAAGACTAA
- the fmt gene encoding methionyl-tRNA formyltransferase: protein MNKKDLRIVFMGTPDFAVESLRVLVENGYNVVGVITMPDKPGGRGHKIQYSAVKKYALEHDLPLLQPEKLKDEVFLNDLKAWNADLQIVVAFRMLPEVVWDMPRLGTFNLHGSLLPQYRGAAPINWAIINGEKETGVTTFFLTHEIDTGKIILSQKLKIGEEDNAGKIHDELMQIGAQLVRRTVDLILEDKVDAVAQEQLFVNESELKAAPKIFKETCRIDWNKPVDEIYNLIRGLSPYPAAWTKLREEGKEVQTVKIYVSEKVKSAGQSLAGNLRTDNKSYLHIACSDGYINVTEIQFPGKRAMKTEELLRGYKFGENAHFM from the coding sequence ATGAATAAAAAAGACTTACGAATCGTTTTCATGGGTACTCCCGATTTTGCTGTGGAAAGCCTGCGAGTTCTTGTCGAAAACGGATATAATGTAGTGGGTGTAATCACTATGCCCGATAAGCCCGGAGGACGGGGACACAAGATACAATATTCGGCGGTGAAGAAATACGCCCTTGAACATGATTTGCCTTTACTGCAACCCGAAAAGCTGAAAGATGAAGTTTTTCTGAACGATCTGAAAGCATGGAATGCCGATCTGCAAATTGTGGTAGCTTTCCGTATGCTTCCCGAAGTGGTCTGGGATATGCCGCGCCTGGGCACTTTCAACTTGCATGGATCGCTGCTTCCGCAATACCGGGGTGCTGCACCTATCAACTGGGCGATAATCAATGGCGAAAAGGAAACCGGAGTGACTACCTTCTTTCTCACACACGAAATAGATACCGGTAAGATAATCCTTAGCCAAAAGCTGAAAATAGGGGAGGAGGATAATGCAGGTAAAATCCATGATGAGTTGATGCAGATTGGAGCACAATTGGTTCGTCGTACTGTAGACCTGATACTCGAAGATAAAGTAGATGCAGTGGCACAGGAGCAGTTATTTGTCAATGAAAGTGAACTAAAGGCCGCTCCAAAAATATTCAAAGAAACTTGCCGGATAGACTGGAATAAACCTGTGGATGAAATATATAATCTTATACGGGGATTGTCGCCTTATCCTGCCGCATGGACAAAGCTGCGCGAGGAAGGAAAAGAAGTGCAGACAGTGAAAATATATGTATCTGAAAAGGTAAAAAGCGCGGGACAATCTCTAGCTGGTAATCTCCGGACAGATAATAAATCATACCTTCATATTGCTTGTTCCGACGGATACATCAATGTTACAGAAATACAATTTCCGGGTAAGAGGGCTATGAAAACAGAAGAGTTGCTTAGGGGATATAAGTTTGGTGAGAATGCACATTTTATGTAA
- a CDS encoding Fic family protein, whose protein sequence is MNNQLERLISEYRSLQPFNEDCKKKLERKFRLEFNYNSNHLEGNTLTYGETELLLLFDQTKGNHELRELEEMKAHDVALMMIKSEAAEKDKPLTEKFIKDLNQTILVRNFWKDAITPDGQSTRREIQVGEYKKYPNSVIQSNGEIFEYASPQETPMLMGDLVKWYNEEAEKKEFSPVELAAILHYRYIRIHPFDDGNGRVARLLVNYVLYKNDLPPIIIKTAEKREYLRALQQADAGDLRAFVNYMMQQSAWSLDLSVKAAKGEQIEEQDDWEKQLSLLKKGLGDKKGDVVKKSEESVKAVFENVIEPFSNKLDKKLSQFDSLFMECSLALQWNDTEYKYFDSFAVALDYIYEVFDMLNDSANYTNTEQLSVFYIFSKYRKPYREFIISSLLIKFTFNKNAYGVSFKDSEYGISYSDMPPITKIYSDFLTTEEMDKITSDIGKVLFLKIENIVNLKT, encoded by the coding sequence ATGAATAATCAGTTAGAGAGGCTTATTTCGGAATACAGGAGTTTACAACCTTTCAACGAAGATTGTAAGAAAAAACTCGAAAGGAAGTTTAGATTGGAATTTAATTATAACTCCAACCATCTTGAAGGTAATACGCTTACCTATGGGGAAACTGAATTGCTGTTACTTTTCGATCAGACTAAAGGTAATCATGAATTACGTGAGCTTGAAGAAATGAAAGCACATGATGTTGCCCTGATGATGATAAAATCAGAAGCTGCGGAGAAAGATAAGCCACTAACAGAGAAATTTATAAAAGACCTGAATCAAACCATCCTCGTGCGCAATTTTTGGAAAGATGCTATAACTCCGGACGGACAATCTACACGGAGAGAAATACAAGTAGGAGAATATAAGAAATATCCGAATAGCGTTATTCAGTCGAACGGCGAAATATTTGAATATGCTTCACCGCAGGAAACACCGATGCTAATGGGTGATTTGGTAAAATGGTATAATGAAGAAGCGGAGAAAAAAGAGTTCAGTCCTGTGGAATTGGCTGCTATACTTCATTATCGTTATATCCGTATTCATCCATTCGATGATGGTAATGGTCGTGTTGCTCGTCTATTGGTTAACTATGTATTGTACAAGAATGATTTACCTCCTATAATTATAAAAACGGCTGAGAAAAGAGAATATTTGCGTGCGTTGCAACAGGCGGATGCCGGTGATTTGCGTGCTTTTGTCAATTATATGATGCAGCAGTCGGCCTGGAGTTTAGATTTATCTGTCAAGGCTGCAAAGGGAGAACAGATAGAGGAGCAGGATGATTGGGAAAAGCAATTGAGTTTGTTGAAGAAGGGATTGGGGGATAAAAAAGGTGATGTTGTAAAGAAGTCAGAGGAGAGTGTAAAAGCAGTATTTGAAAATGTTATAGAACCGTTTTCTAATAAGTTAGACAAGAAACTATCTCAATTTGATAGTCTTTTTATGGAGTGTTCTCTTGCTTTACAATGGAATGATACTGAATATAAATATTTCGACTCATTCGCAGTTGCATTAGATTATATATATGAAGTATTTGATATGCTCAATGATTCTGCTAATTATACAAATACAGAACAATTAAGTGTTTTTTATATTTTCTCAAAATATAGAAAGCCGTATAGAGAATTTATAATTAGCTCTTTGCTTATTAAATTTACCTTTAATAAGAATGCATATGGAGTTTCTTTTAAAGACTCTGAATATGGAATTTCGTATAGTGATATGCCACCAATAACAAAAATCTATTCCGATTTTCTTACGACTGAAGAAATGGATAAAATCACATCCGATATAGGAAAAGTACTTTTCTTAAAAATAGAAAATATAGTCAATTTAAAAACTTAA
- the aroB gene encoding 3-dehydroquinate synthase, producing the protein MQKVIKSSELNKDLAYILSQLAFDKLFILTDENTEKLCYPLVKDNEQVARAGKIIIKAGDNNKNIESLSSIWKYLSENGATRHSLLINLGGGMLTDIGGFAAASFKRGIKCINIPTTLLGAVDAAVGGKTGINFNGLKNEIGAFAPAETVLIDSVFFRSLDHQNFLSGYAEMVKHGLIDSDKEWKATLSFDTEEIDYDKLKQLVVDSVAVKERIVEVDPFEKGIRKALNLGHTIGHAFESLSYEIGRPVQHGYAVAWGIVCELYLSQKQCGFPKDKLYKTVYFIKDNYEGFFFDCDHYEQLYEYMKHDKKNESDTVNFTFLSDVGKIEINRTATKEDIFDSIDFLRESVGL; encoded by the coding sequence ATGCAAAAAGTAATAAAATCTTCGGAACTGAATAAAGACCTCGCCTATATCCTTAGTCAACTGGCTTTTGATAAGCTGTTTATCCTGACAGACGAAAACACGGAAAAGCTATGCTATCCACTGGTGAAGGATAATGAGCAGGTGGCACGGGCGGGCAAGATAATAATAAAGGCAGGAGACAATAATAAGAATATAGAGTCCCTGTCGTCGATATGGAAATATCTTTCAGAGAACGGGGCAACACGCCACTCACTGCTTATCAATCTGGGAGGAGGTATGCTCACCGATATAGGGGGATTTGCTGCTGCAAGTTTCAAACGCGGGATAAAGTGCATTAATATACCTACCACCCTGCTCGGAGCTGTGGATGCGGCAGTAGGAGGAAAGACCGGAATCAACTTCAACGGATTGAAAAACGAAATAGGAGCTTTTGCCCCCGCCGAGACGGTTTTAATCGACTCTGTGTTTTTCCGCAGCCTCGATCATCAGAATTTCCTGTCGGGCTATGCCGAAATGGTTAAGCACGGGCTTATAGACAGTGATAAGGAATGGAAAGCGACTTTGTCTTTCGATACAGAAGAAATAGATTATGATAAACTGAAACAGCTGGTTGTGGATTCGGTTGCAGTAAAGGAGCGTATCGTAGAAGTAGACCCTTTCGAAAAAGGCATCCGTAAAGCACTGAATCTGGGGCATACTATCGGCCATGCATTCGAGAGCCTTTCTTATGAAATAGGCAGACCTGTGCAACACGGTTACGCTGTAGCGTGGGGTATTGTCTGTGAACTATACTTGTCGCAGAAACAGTGTGGTTTTCCTAAAGATAAGCTATACAAGACGGTTTACTTTATAAAGGATAATTATGAGGGGTTCTTTTTCGACTGCGACCATTACGAGCAGTTGTACGAGTATATGAAGCACGACAAGAAGAACGAATCGGACACGGTGAACTTCACCTTTCTGTCGGATGTGGGTAAAATAGAAATCAACCGAACCGCAACTAAAGAAGATATATTCGATTCGATTGATTTCTTAAGGGAAAGCGTGGGGCTTTGA
- a CDS encoding VOC family protein, producing MEIKGRFDHFNINVTDLDKSIAFYHKALGLKEIKRKEAGDGSFILVYLGDSFSSFSLELTWLRDHPQPYELGDNESHLCIRVEGDYDQVREFHREMGCVCYENHNMGLYFINDPDDYWIEVLPVIL from the coding sequence ATGGAAATAAAAGGAAGATTTGACCATTTCAACATCAATGTAACCGACCTCGACAAGAGTATAGCTTTCTACCATAAAGCTCTCGGATTAAAAGAAATAAAGCGTAAGGAAGCTGGTGACGGATCATTCATACTTGTATATCTGGGCGACAGCTTCAGCTCGTTCTCGCTCGAACTGACATGGCTTAGAGACCATCCCCAACCATACGAACTGGGAGACAACGAAAGCCACCTATGCATCCGTGTAGAAGGAGATTACGACCAAGTGCGGGAATTCCATCGCGAAATGGGATGCGTCTGCTACGAAAATCATAATATGGGGCTGTACTTCATCAACGACCCTGATGATTACTGGATCGAAGTATTACCTGTCATCCTTTGA
- a CDS encoding MBL fold metallo-hydrolase: protein MKLTYIYHSGYAIEAKDLTVIIDYYKDSDDNLREGIVHKKLLKNKGRLYVLCTHSHADHFNPDILKWKDIKKDITYIFSKDILNNQMAKEDDAIYLDKLEVYKDHNIIIRAFGSTDLGVSYLIHIKDKTIFHAGDLNNWHWNEESTKDEIREAEAFYQDELNLLAANVKHIDMAMFPVDPRLGKDYMKGVEQFIDAIQTNCIAPMHFGEAYDKASAFAPYAAAKGSKAIQWQQRGEDIEF, encoded by the coding sequence ATGAAGCTCACATACATTTACCATAGCGGTTATGCTATTGAGGCAAAAGACCTTACGGTTATTATAGACTATTATAAAGACTCCGATGACAATCTTCGGGAAGGCATCGTACATAAAAAGCTCCTGAAAAATAAAGGCAGGCTTTATGTTCTATGCACCCATTCACATGCCGACCATTTCAACCCCGATATACTGAAATGGAAAGATATAAAAAAGGATATCACATACATCTTTTCGAAAGACATCCTAAACAATCAAATGGCCAAAGAAGATGACGCTATATACCTCGACAAGCTGGAAGTATATAAAGATCATAATATCATTATCCGGGCTTTCGGTTCCACCGACTTGGGTGTGTCGTATCTCATTCATATTAAAGATAAGACCATATTTCATGCCGGAGACCTTAACAACTGGCACTGGAATGAAGAGTCGACCAAAGATGAGATACGGGAAGCCGAAGCCTTCTATCAAGATGAACTGAATTTGCTTGCCGCCAATGTAAAGCATATTGATATGGCGATGTTCCCTGTCGACCCACGCTTGGGTAAAGACTATATGAAGGGGGTTGAACAATTTATAGATGCAATACAAACAAACTGTATTGCTCCCATGCATTTCGGCGAAGCGTACGACAAGGCCTCAGCTTTTGCACCTTACGCTGCAGCAAAAGGAAGTAAGGCAATCCAGTGGCAACAACGGGGTGAGGATATTGAGTTTTAA
- a CDS encoding amino acid permease, whose product MKHQLFRKKDITTLLQDSFQEKDGLKRTLTTGHLIALGIGAIIGTGIFVLTGTAAANYAGPALTISFIISALGCAMAGLCYAEFASMIPVAGSAYSYSYSTLGEFFAWFIGWDLILEYLFTAGTVAVGWSGYFVSFLDDFGIHIPLNLRMAPFDHTSADGWFATGSIINFPAMFIVAVMSVLLIRGISQSATLNNIIVVVKVVVILLFIGFGLSYIDTSNWSPYIPQNTGEFGHFGWSGIFRGAAVIFFAYIGFDAVSTTAQEAKNPQKDMPKGILISLLICTILYIAVTAVLTGIAHYSELSVPAPIALAIDKGSDGLHWLRMPIKIGAIAGLSSVILVMMLAQSRIFYTISRDGLLPKFFSKVHTRFNTPHYSTIVTSIAVGLIAGLLPINILGELVSIGTLMAFTLVCISIVILRKTRPDVNRPFKTPWVPLVPILGALICLSQMVALPLDTWLRLIVWMLIGFVIYFAYGIKHSKLNKP is encoded by the coding sequence ATGAAACATCAGTTATTCCGAAAAAAAGATATAACAACCTTACTACAGGATTCTTTCCAGGAGAAAGACGGGTTGAAAAGAACCTTGACTACCGGGCATCTTATAGCATTAGGCATAGGAGCAATTATAGGTACAGGTATTTTTGTTCTCACGGGAACAGCTGCCGCTAATTATGCAGGACCAGCCCTTACCATATCTTTTATTATTTCTGCTTTGGGCTGTGCTATGGCCGGACTGTGCTACGCTGAATTTGCCTCTATGATACCGGTAGCAGGCAGCGCGTATTCATACAGCTATTCTACATTAGGCGAATTTTTCGCATGGTTCATAGGCTGGGACTTGATTCTGGAATATCTGTTCACCGCAGGAACTGTAGCTGTGGGCTGGTCAGGATATTTTGTCAGTTTCCTTGACGACTTCGGAATACACATCCCCCTGAATCTGCGCATGGCACCTTTCGACCACACCAGCGCCGATGGATGGTTTGCAACGGGTAGTATAATTAACTTCCCTGCAATGTTTATTGTTGCCGTCATGTCGGTATTGCTCATAAGAGGTATAAGCCAGTCCGCTACATTAAATAATATAATAGTTGTGGTAAAGGTCGTCGTCATCCTACTCTTCATCGGCTTCGGATTATCATATATAGACACCAGTAACTGGTCACCGTACATTCCTCAAAATACAGGTGAATTCGGACATTTCGGCTGGAGCGGTATTTTTCGCGGGGCAGCTGTCATATTTTTTGCATATATCGGGTTCGATGCCGTATCCACGACTGCACAAGAGGCAAAGAATCCTCAGAAGGATATGCCGAAAGGTATACTGATCTCCCTACTTATCTGTACAATCCTGTATATTGCGGTGACAGCCGTTTTAACAGGAATAGCACACTACTCCGAACTAAGTGTGCCTGCGCCTATTGCATTGGCTATAGATAAAGGAAGCGATGGTCTCCATTGGCTACGAATGCCTATCAAAATAGGAGCAATTGCCGGCTTAAGCTCGGTTATATTAGTAATGATGTTAGCCCAATCACGCATCTTTTATACAATATCGAGGGACGGACTGCTACCTAAGTTCTTCTCTAAAGTGCATACTAGATTCAATACCCCCCATTATTCGACCATTGTAACAAGTATAGCTGTAGGCCTTATTGCTGGTTTACTCCCAATCAATATACTTGGAGAACTAGTCTCTATCGGAACATTGATGGCATTTACGCTTGTATGTATTTCCATTGTGATACTACGCAAGACCCGTCCGGATGTTAACCGCCCATTCAAAACGCCATGGGTACCTTTAGTTCCAATACTGGGTGCTTTGATTTGCCTGTCTCAAATGGTTGCCTTGCCATTAGATACATGGCTAAGATTGATCGTATGGATGCTGATAGGTTTTGTTATCTACTTCGCATACGGAATAAAGCATAGTAAACTGAATAAACCCTGA